From a single Planctellipticum variicoloris genomic region:
- a CDS encoding SMP-30/gluconolactonase/LRE family protein, with protein MRKLFERTLACCGLLIAAATASAADLNDLVPAGAEARKVVGDCKFTEGPAWNPQGFLLFSDIPNSRIVRVDSDGKVSDFLKPSGGANGLVFDAHGNLYACQGTDRRVVKIGSQGGKIEVLADAFDGKPLNSPNDLALDGHGGLYFTDPRYGADPKIDQPVMGVYYINPQGQSMRVIDKLQRPNGVLVSPDGKSLYVAEPNLSQLWKYEISAPGKVGEGKLIFTGDAKLDGGGPDGMALDQHGNIYATYGGIVVLSPAGELIGRIPVPERPANCTFGGADGKTLYITARTSLYSIGLSVAGAPTVASGPSPAAKVTHRRQEIPVRLASFAQDKPAAEAKEVKIEDITLNAPATWKQEPPANRLRLAQFKIPAVDGDKEPAELVVSSFAGGGGGIDPNLERWVKQFQGEGRKVKITFGNCPQGEYYFSEISGTYNRSIGPPIAGRTEAVPGSRSLGVILVVAKGDAKEAYFLKLTGPDKTVAAAAEGFRASFGADAAKEKPYEK; from the coding sequence TCGTCGGCGACTGCAAATTCACCGAAGGACCGGCCTGGAATCCGCAGGGCTTCCTGCTGTTCAGCGATATCCCGAACTCGCGGATTGTGCGAGTGGATAGCGATGGAAAAGTCTCCGACTTTCTGAAGCCTTCGGGCGGAGCGAACGGCCTGGTCTTCGATGCCCATGGCAACCTCTACGCCTGTCAGGGAACGGACCGGCGGGTCGTCAAGATCGGTTCCCAGGGCGGCAAGATCGAAGTCCTTGCGGATGCTTTCGACGGCAAACCGCTCAACAGCCCGAATGACCTGGCGCTCGACGGGCACGGCGGGCTGTACTTCACCGATCCTCGTTACGGCGCCGACCCGAAGATCGACCAGCCAGTGATGGGGGTCTATTACATCAACCCCCAGGGCCAGTCGATGCGGGTGATCGACAAGCTGCAGCGGCCCAATGGCGTGCTGGTCTCTCCCGACGGCAAATCGCTCTATGTCGCCGAGCCCAATCTCTCGCAGCTCTGGAAGTACGAAATCTCCGCACCGGGCAAGGTCGGCGAGGGCAAGCTGATCTTCACGGGCGACGCGAAGCTCGACGGCGGCGGACCGGACGGGATGGCGCTCGACCAGCACGGCAACATTTACGCCACGTACGGCGGGATTGTCGTCCTGTCGCCGGCCGGCGAGTTGATCGGACGGATTCCTGTTCCCGAGCGACCGGCGAACTGCACCTTTGGCGGCGCCGACGGCAAGACGCTGTACATCACCGCCCGGACAAGCCTGTACTCGATCGGCTTGAGCGTGGCCGGCGCTCCCACGGTCGCATCCGGTCCGAGTCCGGCGGCGAAAGTGACTCACCGCCGGCAGGAAATTCCCGTCCGGCTGGCCAGCTTTGCCCAGGACAAGCCGGCCGCCGAGGCCAAGGAAGTCAAGATTGAAGACATCACCCTCAACGCACCTGCCACCTGGAAGCAGGAACCTCCCGCCAATCGTCTGCGACTGGCGCAGTTCAAGATTCCCGCGGTCGACGGAGACAAGGAACCGGCGGAACTCGTGGTGTCTTCGTTCGCAGGGGGCGGTGGCGGGATTGATCCCAACCTGGAACGCTGGGTTAAGCAGTTCCAGGGCGAGGGGCGCAAGGTCAAGATTACGTTCGGGAACTGCCCGCAGGGCGAATACTACTTCAGCGAGATCTCCGGAACCTACAACCGTTCGATTGGTCCGCCGATCGCCGGACGGACGGAAGCGGTGCCGGGCTCGCGGTCGCTGGGTGTGATTCTGGTGGTCGCCAAAGGGGACGCCAAAGAAGCCTACTTCCTCAAGCTGACCGGTCCCGACAAGACCGTCGCCGCCGCGGCGGAAGGCTTCCGGGCTTCGTTCGGCGCGGACGCTGCCAAGGAAAAACCGTACGAGAAATAA
- the fae gene encoding formaldehyde-activating enzyme, which translates to MPKKKKAAVKKVKVPQRIVMRTGEALVEAEPAWSAAEPEVVIGELDGPVGYAIANLIGDQTKGHSRVFAILNCDVQVKPATVMVSKVTVNNEKYTNILMGTVQAGIANGVLDCVREGIIPASKANDLGIIVSVWLDPSVVDVEIDHKILFETNRAATAKAIRKAMHNEPSIEWLLKHQHEVTHFFHAMGVEGKL; encoded by the coding sequence ATGCCGAAAAAGAAGAAGGCCGCCGTCAAGAAGGTCAAAGTTCCGCAGCGGATCGTCATGCGCACCGGCGAAGCGCTCGTGGAGGCCGAACCGGCCTGGTCGGCCGCTGAGCCGGAAGTTGTGATCGGCGAACTCGACGGACCGGTCGGATACGCCATCGCCAACCTGATCGGCGATCAGACCAAGGGACATTCGCGCGTCTTCGCCATCCTCAACTGCGACGTGCAGGTCAAGCCGGCCACAGTGATGGTCAGCAAAGTGACCGTCAACAACGAAAAATACACCAACATCCTGATGGGCACCGTTCAGGCCGGGATTGCCAACGGCGTGCTCGACTGCGTTCGCGAGGGAATCATTCCGGCCAGCAAGGCGAACGACCTGGGAATCATCGTCTCAGTCTGGCTCGATCCCTCGGTGGTGGACGTCGAGATCGACCATAAGATTCTGTTCGAGACCAATCGCGCCGCAACGGCGAAAGCCATTCGCAAGGCGATGCATAACGAGCCGTCGATCGAGTGGCTGCTCAAGCACCAGCACGAAGTCACACATTTCTTCCATGCGATGGGGGTCGAAGGCAAGCTGTAG
- a CDS encoding nucleoside hydrolase, with product MRLLLIGLVTCGFLGVVPECPAAEPVRVIFDTDVGNDVDDALALGLLHALESRGHCKLLGVTITKNDPLAVEYVDAVNTFYGRPDIPVGSGREAVRTEPSKFLPLAETRDDGQLRYPHDLREPQALESKQLLRKLLAAEPDGSVVVVQVGFFSNLAGLLDTPADNLSPLTGKELIQKKVRLLSVMAGAFQTIEFNNHYCEYNVIKDIPAAQKLAQEWPTPIIWSGFEIGIAAPYPAVSIERDFGYVTHHPLSESYQLYLPTPHERPTWDLTSVLYAVLPDRGFFGTSPAGRTKVEADGFTRFTPDGKGPHRFLTMNAIQEARVREAFQQLCSEPPQR from the coding sequence ATGCGGCTGCTGTTGATTGGCCTGGTGACTTGTGGATTCCTGGGCGTCGTTCCTGAATGTCCGGCCGCGGAGCCGGTGCGGGTGATCTTCGACACCGACGTTGGCAACGATGTGGACGACGCGCTGGCGCTCGGGCTGCTGCATGCCCTGGAATCGCGGGGACACTGCAAGCTGCTGGGAGTGACAATCACCAAGAACGATCCGCTCGCGGTTGAATACGTCGATGCCGTCAACACGTTCTACGGTCGGCCCGACATTCCGGTCGGATCGGGCCGCGAAGCGGTCAGGACCGAGCCCAGCAAGTTCTTGCCGCTGGCCGAGACCAGGGACGACGGCCAATTGCGCTATCCGCACGATCTGCGGGAGCCGCAGGCGCTGGAGTCGAAACAGCTTCTCCGGAAGCTCCTGGCTGCGGAACCGGACGGTTCGGTCGTCGTGGTCCAGGTAGGATTTTTCTCGAATCTCGCCGGGCTGCTCGATACGCCCGCCGACAATCTCTCTCCGCTCACCGGCAAAGAGCTGATCCAGAAAAAAGTCCGCCTGCTGTCGGTGATGGCTGGGGCGTTTCAAACGATTGAGTTCAACAACCACTACTGCGAATACAATGTGATCAAGGACATTCCCGCCGCTCAGAAGCTGGCGCAGGAATGGCCGACCCCGATCATCTGGAGTGGCTTCGAGATCGGAATTGCCGCCCCGTATCCCGCAGTGAGCATCGAGCGGGACTTTGGCTACGTCACCCACCACCCGCTGTCGGAGTCTTACCAGCTCTATCTGCCGACGCCCCACGAACGCCCGACGTGGGATCTGACCAGCGTGCTGTACGCCGTCCTGCCGGATCGAGGGTTTTTCGGAACCTCGCCAGCCGGACGGACGAAGGTGGAAGCCGATGGCTTCACCCGGTTCACGCCCGACGGAAAAGGTCCGCACCGGTTTCTGACCATGAACGCCATTCAGGAAGCCCGGGTGCGGGAAGCGTTCCAGCAGCTCTGCAGCGAACCCCCGCAGCGATGA
- a CDS encoding CocE/NonD family hydrolase, producing the protein MLLQVPILSMTPVRLMSTVAWLILATTGVAAIAADPDVDLGGVAETHAMVPMRDGAKLSVWLYTPPGAGPWPVLFEQRYADLRGKGTRVAAARLAARGFVVALVNYRGTYQSEGTWQGYRALAWGKLQDGYDVCEWLGTQPWSTGKVGTFGSSQGGYAQNFLAVTQPTHLVAQYMTDTGLSLFQEGYRIGGVTRPIRFKSLEGVCRDPEDNRRLMKEWYQHPDYDDYWRDEDCSLHFDKMNVPCMTIGSWYDFMNQGSIASFIGRNHQGGPNSRGKQQLVIGPWLHGRLNKGSKVGDLVYPENAAWPEEDHMVRWFNHYLKGDDNGVDRDPPVRYYVMGAVGEDGAPGNIWRARKSWPPGSKLTPWYLQADGKLGLTAPDSEQAGTSWISDPLHPMSIPGAGFPGATDARPFEAQSEVRTFTTEPLTEPIEWTGRVRAEVYLSSTAKDTDVIVRVSDVYPDGRSILIIDYPLRLRYREGFDKQVLMAPGKVERVAFDIGWLSQVFNKGHRIRVTIASTGSPLYEPNPQTGEPLTIEPPDKVVKATNTVHHDRKYASRIIAPLVSAEEK; encoded by the coding sequence ATGTTGCTGCAAGTCCCGATTCTTTCGATGACTCCGGTCCGCCTGATGTCGACGGTTGCCTGGCTGATCCTGGCGACCACTGGAGTTGCGGCCATCGCCGCAGATCCCGACGTCGACCTCGGCGGCGTGGCGGAGACTCACGCCATGGTCCCGATGCGGGACGGCGCGAAGCTCTCTGTCTGGCTCTACACGCCTCCGGGGGCAGGACCGTGGCCGGTCCTGTTCGAGCAGCGGTACGCCGACCTGCGGGGGAAGGGAACCCGCGTCGCGGCGGCCCGGCTCGCAGCCCGCGGATTTGTCGTGGCGCTGGTGAATTATCGCGGGACGTATCAGTCCGAAGGAACGTGGCAGGGCTATCGCGCCCTCGCCTGGGGCAAGCTGCAGGACGGGTACGACGTCTGCGAATGGCTGGGGACGCAGCCCTGGTCGACGGGGAAGGTGGGAACTTTCGGCAGCTCGCAGGGGGGCTACGCGCAGAACTTCCTGGCCGTCACGCAACCGACCCATCTAGTCGCGCAATACATGACCGATACCGGGCTGTCGCTCTTTCAGGAAGGCTATCGCATCGGCGGAGTGACCAGGCCCATCCGCTTCAAGTCGCTGGAAGGAGTTTGCCGGGACCCGGAGGACAACCGGCGGCTGATGAAGGAGTGGTATCAGCATCCGGATTACGACGACTACTGGCGCGATGAGGACTGTTCGCTCCATTTCGACAAGATGAACGTTCCCTGCATGACGATCGGAAGCTGGTACGACTTCATGAACCAGGGCTCGATCGCCAGCTTCATCGGACGGAATCACCAGGGGGGACCGAACTCGCGCGGCAAGCAGCAGCTCGTGATCGGTCCCTGGCTCCACGGCCGGCTCAACAAGGGCTCCAAGGTCGGAGACCTCGTTTATCCCGAGAACGCCGCGTGGCCCGAAGAAGACCACATGGTGCGATGGTTCAATCACTATCTGAAGGGAGACGATAACGGTGTCGACCGCGATCCGCCGGTCCGTTACTACGTGATGGGAGCCGTTGGAGAAGACGGGGCGCCGGGCAACATCTGGCGGGCGCGAAAGTCTTGGCCGCCCGGGTCGAAGTTGACGCCGTGGTATCTGCAGGCGGATGGCAAGCTCGGCCTGACGGCGCCGGACTCGGAGCAGGCGGGAACGTCGTGGATTAGCGATCCACTCCACCCGATGTCGATTCCGGGAGCGGGCTTTCCGGGAGCGACTGACGCCCGGCCGTTTGAAGCGCAGTCCGAAGTGCGAACGTTTACGACCGAACCTCTGACGGAACCAATCGAATGGACGGGACGCGTGCGGGCCGAGGTCTATCTGTCATCGACGGCGAAAGATACCGATGTCATCGTGCGCGTCAGCGACGTCTACCCGGATGGGCGGTCGATCCTGATCATCGACTATCCGCTGCGGCTGCGCTATCGGGAAGGATTCGACAAACAGGTCCTGATGGCGCCCGGCAAAGTTGAACGAGTCGCCTTCGACATCGGCTGGCTGAGCCAGGTCTTCAACAAGGGCCATCGCATCCGCGTGACGATCGCCAGCACAGGCTCGCCACTCTACGAACCCAACCCGCAGACCGGCGAACCGCTGACGATCGAGCCTCCCGACAAAGTGGTGAAGGCGACGAATACCGTTCACCACGACCGCAAGTACGCTTCGCGGATCATCGCGCCGCTGGTATCGGCGGAAGAGAAATAG
- a CDS encoding CehA/McbA family metallohydrolase, giving the protein MKPHPDVTPCSSRRLIAALLHSAVLISTVAGIAVGADESWPRVGRTETQPLVAATERLIQALDFVGAPLGPEDRTSLQAALKETDPADCTQGVETILDKYCVVGVTINPESRVSVTGGPVAKELIQQGWRTFLVKVRNQAGVTAELKPESENLLPVYQRGKGPRERPMTVDNLVTSDQVPNRFLDAAMYNRQPLKPELSGLELEYRILQLYSRDAGRREAQLGFHVGQGTQDIGFRNSTPILFRCLPAVEVTLGVRDVDGAPTTAALTIRDQYGRVYPNPARRLAPDFFFHDQIYRADGESLRLPPGDYSITVQRGPEYRVAKHALKVGDDSPKQNFDIKLERWIHAADRRWFSGDHHVHAAGCAHYDSPTEGVGPEDMLRHILGEDLNVGCVLSWGPCWYTQKQYFEGRTSGLSKPNNLMRYDVEVSGFPSSHAGHLCLLRLTEDDYPGTTLLEQWPTWTQPVLAWGRRQGGVVGYSHSGWGLQLPDYDESGNRVPTGKGRAADKLPDMAMPPFDGIGANEFIVTAANDVCDFISAVDTPSTSELNIWYHTLNAGCRTRISGETDFPCIYGDKVGLGRIYVKVPEGTELDYDTWVQGLKDGRSYCGDGLSHIFDFAVNGFGVGEKGADGTVSELKLAQPGQVTVTFDAAALLEPEPTAETEAIRGRRLDHKPYWHLERCRIGRTRNVSVEIVANGDVVARRDLLADGSVRPMKFEIPLQKSAWVAVRILPSVHTNPVFVEVAGRPIQVKSSAEWCRKAVDVCWKQKEGRIRPTEREAARSAYDQAAKFYEQAISSGE; this is encoded by the coding sequence ATGAAGCCGCATCCGGATGTGACTCCGTGCTCCTCGCGACGATTGATTGCCGCGCTGCTTCATTCGGCGGTGCTGATTTCGACCGTTGCCGGCATCGCAGTGGGGGCCGATGAAAGCTGGCCTCGGGTCGGCAGGACCGAAACGCAGCCCCTCGTCGCGGCGACCGAACGCCTGATCCAGGCCCTGGATTTCGTCGGCGCTCCGCTGGGCCCCGAAGACCGTACATCGCTCCAGGCCGCCCTGAAGGAGACCGATCCCGCAGATTGTACCCAGGGGGTCGAGACAATCCTCGACAAGTACTGCGTGGTCGGCGTGACGATCAATCCGGAAAGTCGCGTGTCGGTGACCGGCGGACCTGTCGCGAAGGAACTGATTCAGCAGGGCTGGCGCACGTTTCTGGTCAAGGTCCGCAACCAGGCGGGAGTGACGGCGGAGCTCAAGCCCGAAAGCGAAAATCTGCTGCCGGTCTATCAGCGCGGCAAGGGACCGCGCGAACGCCCCATGACGGTCGATAACCTCGTGACGTCAGATCAAGTCCCCAACCGATTTCTCGATGCGGCCATGTATAACCGACAGCCGCTCAAGCCGGAACTGTCGGGACTGGAGCTGGAATATCGCATTCTGCAGCTCTACAGTCGCGATGCCGGTCGACGGGAGGCGCAGCTTGGATTTCACGTCGGACAGGGGACGCAGGACATCGGTTTCCGGAACTCGACGCCGATTCTGTTCCGCTGTCTCCCCGCCGTGGAAGTGACGCTGGGCGTGAGGGATGTTGACGGAGCTCCGACGACGGCGGCGCTGACCATTCGCGATCAGTATGGGCGGGTCTATCCGAACCCGGCTCGCCGGCTCGCCCCGGACTTCTTCTTTCACGATCAGATTTACCGCGCCGACGGCGAGAGTCTGCGGCTGCCGCCGGGGGATTATTCGATCACCGTCCAGCGCGGTCCCGAGTATCGCGTCGCGAAGCACGCTCTCAAGGTTGGCGACGATTCCCCGAAACAGAACTTTGACATCAAGCTCGAACGCTGGATTCACGCGGCCGACCGGAGATGGTTCTCGGGCGATCATCACGTCCACGCGGCGGGATGCGCCCATTACGACAGTCCCACGGAGGGCGTCGGTCCGGAAGACATGTTGCGGCACATTCTCGGCGAGGATCTCAATGTCGGCTGTGTGCTGAGCTGGGGTCCCTGCTGGTACACCCAGAAGCAGTACTTCGAGGGTCGGACGTCGGGTCTTTCGAAACCGAACAATCTGATGCGGTACGACGTCGAAGTCTCCGGCTTTCCGTCGTCGCATGCGGGCCACCTCTGCCTGCTCCGACTGACCGAGGACGACTATCCGGGGACGACGCTGCTCGAGCAGTGGCCGACCTGGACGCAGCCAGTTCTGGCCTGGGGGCGTCGGCAGGGAGGCGTCGTAGGCTACAGCCACAGCGGCTGGGGGCTGCAGCTCCCGGATTACGACGAAAGCGGCAATCGCGTGCCGACCGGCAAGGGCCGGGCGGCCGACAAGCTCCCGGACATGGCGATGCCTCCGTTCGACGGCATCGGTGCGAACGAGTTCATCGTGACGGCGGCGAACGACGTCTGCGACTTCATCTCGGCCGTCGATACTCCGTCCACCTCGGAACTCAACATCTGGTATCACACGCTCAATGCGGGCTGTCGCACGCGGATCAGCGGCGAAACGGACTTCCCCTGCATCTACGGCGACAAAGTCGGGCTCGGACGGATCTACGTCAAAGTCCCCGAGGGAACCGAGCTGGACTACGACACCTGGGTGCAGGGCCTCAAGGATGGTCGCAGTTACTGCGGCGACGGGTTGAGCCACATCTTCGATTTCGCGGTCAACGGGTTTGGCGTCGGCGAGAAAGGAGCTGACGGCACGGTCAGCGAACTGAAACTCGCCCAGCCCGGCCAGGTGACTGTGACGTTCGACGCCGCGGCCCTGCTGGAACCTGAGCCGACCGCGGAGACGGAAGCGATCCGCGGTCGACGGCTCGACCACAAGCCATACTGGCATCTGGAACGCTGCCGGATCGGCCGGACCCGGAACGTCTCCGTCGAGATCGTCGCCAACGGAGACGTCGTGGCCCGCCGCGATCTGCTGGCCGACGGCAGCGTCCGGCCGATGAAATTCGAGATTCCGTTGCAGAAGTCGGCTTGGGTCGCCGTGCGGATTCTGCCGTCGGTCCACACCAACCCGGTCTTCGTGGAAGTGGCGGGACGGCCGATCCAGGTGAAATCGAGCGCCGAATGGTGCCGGAAAGCCGTCGATGTCTGCTGGAAGCAGAAAGAAGGTCGAATTCGTCCAACCGAACGCGAAGCGGCTCGCTCCGCGTACGACCAGGCGGCGAAGTTCTACGAGCAAGCGATTTCGTCAGGAGAGTAA